The Pyrenophora tritici-repentis strain M4 chromosome 10, whole genome shotgun sequence genome contains a region encoding:
- a CDS encoding protein containing DHHC-type Zn finger produces the protein MAMTPSEQKRSSTGSRVLGMTGPPGEAGLPPSRPSSIATANSGSQNRWSQVSPARRGGGMSVAGSLGHHSRPGTAASRTHVPLAAHGFFRPMSSQRLQQQRNQRPTSLLGHSSLYADPALESARSSYRQSAGSAQTIRGASGLHHELDLQPPPSRGTDITDRDMPDRTTANTTPTGAETVRSRGESITPLQRPRPQHLNLANVHDARLPTPSKSPRSFRSSFMLSSRDGRSAQMRPHQGHEKLTSAESSPRLSRREATKEAVKRELGKNYQYFSGNTAFCWGGRLQNTRDRPVNVATAILILLPAGLFFGFSAPWLWLHVSPSIPILFAYLLLVSFSSFMHASASDPGILPRNLHPFPPPNPNEDPLSLGPPTTEWTMVVSATGTNAAMEVPTKYCKSCNIWRPPRAHHCRVCDNCVETQDHHCVWLNNCVGRRNYRYFFVFVCATTLLGLFLLGASLAHILVWRAQNGASFGAAIGRWRVPFAMCIYGLLGWSYPFSLGVYHLFLVGRGETTREYLNSHKFLKKDRHRPFTQGSVFKNWAAVLQRPRPPTYLRFKRKYEEGDQRFGPRKDKRTAPLAPEQQGGGLEMQDVRASEGFSGPAGRTVRDDAEATVN, from the exons ATGGCCATGACGCCATCCGAACAGAAGCGCAGCTCCACGGGCAGCCGCGTGCTGGGCATGACGGGCCCGCCAGGCGAGGCTGGGCTGCCGCCCTCGCGACCCTCGTCCATCGCGACAGCCAACTCGGGCAGCCAGAACAGATGGTCGCAAGTCAGCCCAGCGCGACGTGGAGGTGGCATGAGTGTGGCTGGCAGTCTCGGACACCACAGTCGACCAGGCACGGCGGCCAGCAGAACCCACGTGCCGCTCGCTGCCCATGGTTTCTTTCGTCCCATGAGCTCGCAACGCCTTCAGCAGCAGCGCAACCAGCGCCCCACGTCGCTTCTCGGTCACAGCTCGCTCTACGCGGATCCCGCCCTCGAGTCAGCCCGCAGCTCATATCGCCAGAGCGCAGGGTCGGCGCAAACCATCCGGGGCGCGTCAGGCCTCCATCACGAGCTGGACCTGCAGCCTCCACCTTCGCGCGGGACCGACATCACCGACCGAGACATGCCCGATCGCACCACGGCCAACACCACGCCCACCGGTGCCGAGACAGTGCGCAGCCGTGGCGAGAGCATCACTCCTCTGCAGCGCCCCAGGCCACAGCACCTAAATCTTGCAAATGTCCATGATGCCAGGCTCCCCACACCAAGCAAATCTCCGCGCTCCTTCAGGTCCAGCTTCATGCTCTCTAGTCGCGACGGTCGCTCGGCGCAGATGCGACCGCATCAAGGGCACGAGAAGCTCACGTCTGCCGAGTCATCCCCCCGCCTCTCACGGAGGGAGGCTACCAAGGAAGCCGTCAAGAGGGAGCTGGGCAAAAACTACCAGTACTTCTCTGGCAACACGGCCTTCTGCTGGGGTGGTCGATTACAAAACACGCGCGACCGGCCGGTTAATGTAGCAACGGCAATTCTTATTCTTCTGCCCGCTGGTCTCTTCTTCGGATTTTC GGCACCGTGGCTTTGGCTCCATGTTTCCCCCTCGATACCCATTCTCTTTGCATATCTGCTTCTAGTCTCCTTTTCGTCTTTCATGCATGCTTCTGCCTCAGACCCGGGC ATACTCCCCAGGAATCTACATCCGTTTCCTCCGCCTAATCCTAATGAAGACCCCCTCAGTCTTGGTCCTCCTACGACTGAGTGGACCATGGTCGTCTCCGCCACAGGCACCAACGCCGCCATGGAGGTCCCGACCAAGTACTGCAAAAGCTGCAACATCTGGCGACCTCCGCGTGCCCATCATTGCCGTGTGTGCGACAACTGCGTTGAGACGCAGGACCATCACTGCGTTTGGCTTAACAATTGTGTCGGGCGCCGTAACTACCGCTAtttcttcgtcttcgtctgTGCCACGACTTTGTTAGGCCTCTTTCTTCTTGGCGCTAGTTTGGCACACATACTAGTTTGGCGGGCACAAAACGGCGCGTCGTTTGGCGCGGCGATTGGCCGGTGGCGTGTTCCCTTTGCCATGTGTATATACGGGCTTCTCGGATGGTCATATCCCTTCAGTCTGGGCGTGTATCATTTGTTCTTGGTTGGAAGGGGCGAGACAACACGTGAGTATTTGAACTCTCACAAGTTCCTCAAGAAGGACCGACACAGACCCTTTACCCAGGGCTCTGTTTTCAAAAACTGGGCTGCCGTGTTGCAACGCCCACGTCCGCCGACATATCTGCGTTTCAAACGCAAATACGAGGAAGGCGACCAAAGGTTCGGTCCGCGCAAGGACAAGCGAACCGCGCCTTTGGCTCCAGAACAACAGGGCGGGGGGTTGGAAATGCAGGATGTACGCGCATCAGAGGGCTTC
- a CDS encoding HisS, Histidyl-tRNA synthetase, producing the protein MQRISPHFVCPALLQDALRLTFAYSKISPTPIRLRLSAPRRRLCTQAPPLVDDDMGKEDKSKSFNLKVPKGTRDWTGEDAALRDRLFQTVTEVFKRHGATTLDTPVFELKEILSGKYGEDSKLIYDLQDQGGELCSLRYDLTVPLARWLAMNPSVQSFKRYQIAKVYRRDQPAMTKGRMREFYQCDFDIAGSYDTMIPDAEVLKITTDVFDALDWGSYTIKINHRKILDGLFKAAGVKEELIRPISSAVDKLDKLPWPEVKKEMETKGLPTEVADKIGEWVQRKGGDDIIEFLKTDEVLSKSEDISQGVREMELLFAYLDAFGSRKRISFDLSLARGLDYYTGLIYEVVTEGSAPRVQGQQQEIGVGSVAAGGRYDQLVGMFSGKPIPCVGISFGIDRIISIMKARGQSTQRAKDVDAFVMAFGGKGFTGMLTERMQVAQELWAAGIKAEFSYKLKPKVQQQFKQAEVAGVPLAVILGEDELKEGKIKIKVLGIKDENDPEKDGVLVDRSNMVTEIQKRL; encoded by the exons ATGCAGCGCATTTCACCCCACTTTGTCTGCCCCGCGCTCCTCCAAGACGCCCTCCGTCTCACTTTCGCCTACAGCAAAATCAGCCCAACGCCAATTCGTCTGCGACTCTCTGCACCCCGCCGCCGGCTCTGCACGCAGGCCCCGCCTTTGGTTGACGACGACATGGGTAAAGAGGACAAGAGCAAGAGCTTCAACTTGAAGGTGCCTAAAGGCACACGCGATT GGACCGGCGAAGACGCTGCTCTCCGCGACCGGCTATTTCAAACGGTGACTGAAGTCTTCAAGCGCCACGGGGCGACGACACTCGACACGCCCGTTTTCGAGCTCAAGGAGATTCTCAGCGGCAAATATGGAGAGGACTCGAAGCTGATCTACGACCTGCAAGATCAGGGTGGCGAGCTATGCTCTTTGCGCTATGATCTTACGGTTCCGCTTGCACGATGGCTCGCCATGAACCCGAGTGTACAGAGCTTCAAGCGATACCAGATTGCGAAGGTGTACCGGCGGGATCAGCCAGCAATGACCAAAGGTCGCATGCGAGAATTCTACCAATGCGATTTCGACATTGCAGGCTCCTATGACACCATGATTCCCGATGCCGAGGTGCTCAAGATCACAACCGATGTCTTCGATGCGCTAGACTGGGGTTCATATACAATCAAGATCAATCACAGGAAAATTCTGGATGGCCTATTCAAGGCGGCTGGTGTGAAGGAAGAGCTAATACGTCCAATCAGCTCGGCTGTGGACAAGCTCGACAAA CTACCGTGGCCGGAGGTGAAGAAAGAGATGGAGACGAAAGGTCTTCCAACAGAAGTCGCAGACAAGATTGGTGAATGGGTACAGCGCAAAGGCGGCGACGACATTATCGAATTTCTCAAAACAGACGAGGTTCTCTCAAAATCCGAGGATATCAGCCAAGGTGTTCGGGAGATGGAGCTGCTCTTCGCCTACCTGGACGCTTTCGGCTCCCGGAAGAGAATATCCTTCGACCTCTCACTTGCTAGAGGCCTAGACTACTACACTGGTCTGATCTATGAGGTTGTCACCGAAGGGTCAGCACCGCGTGTGCAAGGACAGCAGCAAGAGATTGGTGTAGGGAGTGTGGCTGCGGGTGGTCGATATGACCAGTTGGTCGGCATGTTCAGCGGCAAGCCTATTCCTTGTGTTGGCATCTCTTTCGGAATTGATCGAATCATCAGCATCATGAAAGCGCGCGGTCAATCGACACAACGTGCCAAGGACGTTGATGCGTTTGTCATGGCGTTTGGTGGCAAAGGCTTCACGGGCATGCTGACGGAGCGTATGCAAGTTGCACAGGAGTTATGGGCTGCAGGTATCAAGGCCGAGTTTTCTTACAAACTGAAGCCGAAGGTGCAACAGCAGTTCAAGCAGGCCGAAGTGGCGGGTGTTCCACTTGCTGTCATTCTTGGGGAGGACGAGCTCAAAGAGGGCAAAATCAAGATCAAGGTTCTCGGGATCAAGGACGAAAATGACCCGGAGAAGGACGGTGTGTTGGTTGACCGGAGCAACATGGTTACAGAGATTCAGAAAAGGCTGTGA